In Paraflavitalea devenefica, the following are encoded in one genomic region:
- the ftsH gene encoding ATP-dependent zinc metalloprotease FtsH, which yields MSQDESRQNERGFPRLRPRGDDNGQRKGPKFNIYWVWAIIFAVLVAFQLFGSFAPDAKEIDELEFYQMLEKGDIDKLTTITNKNLIRITLTKGGYQKYKDQLSKKWPGVSEKGPHFEFRVIKAEEFKKELNEWYKAHPEVKEVPNKPAQEGEWFTSIIQFLLPLVVIILIWVMLMRKMGGGAGGGSGPGGIFNIGKSRATLFDKGTKVNITFSDVAGLDEAKVEVMEIVDFLKNPKKYTALGGKIPKGALLVGPPGTGKTLLAKAMAGEAQVPFFSMSGSDFVELFVGVGASRVRDLFKQAREKAPCIIFIDEIDAIGRARGKNAIMSNDERESTLNQLLVEMDGFSGESGIIVLAATNRPDVLDSALLRPGRFDRQISIDKPDLKGREHIFKVHLKPIKISEKVDIHKLAEQTPGFAGADIANICNEAALIAARKGKQSVEMEDFQDAVDRVIGGLEKKNKIISPDEKRIIAYHEAGHAICGWYLEHAYPLLKVTIVPRGVAALGYAQYTPKEQYLYNTDQLTDQICMTLGGRASEDIFFGKISTGAQNDLQQVTRIAYSMITVYGMNEKVGNVSFYDPAAENSFTKPYSEETSRLIDDEVRKLIEDAYIKTKELLVEKKGQVEKLAEALLDKEVLFQSDVEALIGKRPYGEKKLLDVDGNPGHGAEGGTISEGVPPYDSNVTNHPATS from the coding sequence AGCCTTTCAGTTATTCGGTTCTTTTGCCCCTGATGCCAAGGAAATTGATGAACTGGAGTTTTACCAGATGCTGGAAAAAGGAGATATCGATAAGCTTACCACGATCACTAATAAGAACCTTATCCGGATCACCCTCACCAAGGGAGGTTATCAGAAATACAAAGACCAGCTATCTAAAAAATGGCCGGGTGTATCTGAAAAAGGCCCCCACTTTGAGTTCCGTGTTATCAAGGCCGAAGAATTCAAGAAAGAGCTGAATGAATGGTATAAAGCCCATCCGGAAGTAAAAGAAGTGCCCAATAAGCCCGCCCAGGAAGGAGAATGGTTCACTTCCATTATCCAGTTCCTGCTCCCGCTGGTAGTAATTATCCTCATCTGGGTAATGCTCATGCGCAAGATGGGTGGTGGTGCAGGCGGCGGCAGTGGCCCCGGCGGCATCTTCAACATCGGTAAGTCAAGAGCTACTTTGTTCGATAAAGGCACCAAGGTGAACATCACTTTCTCCGATGTGGCCGGCCTCGATGAAGCCAAGGTAGAGGTGATGGAGATCGTAGACTTCTTAAAGAATCCCAAGAAATATACCGCGCTGGGTGGTAAAATACCCAAGGGCGCCCTGCTGGTAGGCCCTCCGGGTACCGGTAAAACCCTGCTGGCCAAAGCCATGGCCGGTGAAGCGCAGGTTCCTTTCTTCTCTATGAGTGGTTCCGATTTCGTGGAGCTCTTTGTAGGGGTAGGCGCCAGCCGGGTAAGAGACCTCTTCAAGCAGGCCCGTGAAAAAGCGCCCTGTATCATTTTCATTGATGAAATTGACGCCATTGGCCGCGCCCGTGGTAAAAATGCCATCATGAGCAATGACGAGCGCGAGAGCACCCTCAACCAGTTGCTGGTGGAAATGGATGGTTTTAGCGGCGAGAGCGGCATCATTGTACTGGCTGCCACCAATCGTCCGGATGTATTGGACTCTGCGCTGTTACGTCCCGGCCGTTTCGACCGCCAGATCTCTATTGACAAGCCCGATCTGAAAGGCCGTGAGCACATTTTTAAAGTGCACCTGAAGCCAATCAAAATATCTGAAAAAGTAGATATTCATAAACTGGCAGAACAGACCCCCGGATTCGCGGGCGCTGATATTGCCAACATCTGTAATGAAGCTGCCCTGATCGCTGCCCGTAAAGGCAAACAATCTGTGGAAATGGAAGATTTCCAGGATGCGGTAGACAGGGTGATCGGTGGCCTGGAAAAGAAGAACAAGATCATTTCTCCCGATGAGAAAAGGATCATTGCCTACCACGAAGCCGGCCACGCTATTTGCGGATGGTACCTGGAACATGCGTATCCCCTGCTGAAAGTGACGATCGTACCGAGAGGAGTAGCAGCGCTGGGTTATGCACAATACACACCGAAAGAACAATACCTGTACAATACAGACCAGTTGACCGACCAGATCTGTATGACACTGGGTGGTCGCGCCAGCGAAGATATCTTCTTTGGCAAGATATCTACCGGTGCTCAGAATGATCTGCAACAGGTTACCCGCATTGCTTATTCCATGATTACCGTATACGGTATGAATGAAAAAGTAGGTAACGTAAGCTTTTACGACCCCGCGGCAGAGAACTCTTTCACGAAGCCTTATTCAGAAGAAACTTCACGTCTGATAGATGATGAAGTGAGAAAGCTGATTGAAGATGCTTACATAAAGACCAAAGAACTGCTGGTAGAAAAGAAAGGACAGGTAGAGAAACTGGCAGAAGCATTACTGGACAAAGAAGTATTGTTCCAGAGCGATGTGGAAGCATTGATCGGCAAACGTCCTTATGGTGAAAAGAAATTGCTGGATGTGGACGGTAATCCGGGTCACGGAGCAGAAGGAGGTACGATCAGTGAAGGCGTGCCGCCCTACGACAGCAATGTGACCAATCATCCTGCTACTTCATAA
- a CDS encoding LutC/YkgG family protein, with product MNISPARESILKKIRKALTQSTPLPFPQSEGNSSVFQPSQQELEVQFAEQFSKLQGKFVFCLNRQELAAQLQQVIAHNKWDKIYCREDVLRTDLAASGFNQFTHPDVASCDAAITSCEWLIARTGSIVMSAGQQSGRTVSVYAPVHICIAYASQLVYELKDGLQQAKEKYGANLPSLITFATGPSRTADIEKTLVVGVHGPKEVYVFLVDQ from the coding sequence ATGAACATTTCTCCTGCAAGAGAAAGTATTCTTAAGAAAATACGGAAGGCGTTGACACAATCAACGCCTCTTCCTTTTCCGCAAAGTGAAGGCAACAGTTCTGTATTCCAGCCCTCCCAACAGGAACTGGAAGTACAGTTTGCCGAACAGTTCTCCAAACTTCAGGGTAAGTTTGTTTTCTGCCTCAACCGGCAGGAGCTGGCTGCACAGTTGCAACAGGTAATTGCCCACAATAAATGGGATAAGATCTATTGCCGGGAAGATGTATTGAGAACAGACCTGGCAGCCAGCGGCTTTAACCAGTTTACCCATCCTGATGTAGCCAGTTGTGATGCCGCCATTACTTCCTGTGAATGGCTGATCGCCAGAACAGGCTCTATTGTCATGAGCGCCGGGCAACAAAGCGGTCGTACAGTAAGCGTTTATGCACCTGTACATATCTGCATTGCTTATGCCAGTCAGTTGGTGTATGAACTTAAAGATGGCCTGCAACAGGCAAAAGAAAAGTATGGCGCCAATCTTCCTTCCCTGATCACTTTTGCTACTGGTCCCAGCCGCACAGCCGATATTGAAAAAACGCTGGTGGTAGGCGTGCATGGTCCCAAAGAAGTGTACGTATTCCTGGTGGATCAGTAA
- a CDS encoding gamma-glutamylcyclotransferase family protein — MSTEIYQLFVYGSLLSGFHHPAYAYISRYFTLIGPAKVKGKLFDMGEYPAAVPVNEDAWISGELYQLNNKEEFDWAFCQLDDYEGIFPEAGETSLYRREPVNVVVNDRDTLAWIYWYNQDVAGKPFIASGSVLQYRDEKRSSGFF; from the coding sequence ATGTCCACTGAAATATATCAACTCTTTGTATACGGCTCCCTGCTCAGCGGGTTTCACCATCCTGCCTACGCTTATATAAGCCGTTATTTTACACTGATCGGGCCTGCCAAAGTAAAAGGCAAACTGTTTGACATGGGTGAATACCCGGCAGCCGTTCCCGTGAATGAGGATGCCTGGATCAGCGGTGAATTGTACCAGTTGAACAATAAAGAAGAGTTTGACTGGGCTTTTTGTCAACTGGACGATTATGAAGGTATCTTTCCCGAAGCCGGTGAAACGTCTTTGTACAGAAGGGAACCAGTAAACGTAGTGGTGAATGACAGAGATACCCTTGCCTGGATCTATTGGTACAACCAGGATGTGGCGGGCAAGCCATTTATTGCCTCCGGCAGTGTACTGCAGTACCGTGATGAGAAAAGATCGTCAGGCTTCTTTTAA
- a CDS encoding UDP-2,3-diacylglucosamine diphosphatase — MNIPAGKKVYFLSDFHLGAPDAAASLIREKRIVTFLEEIKQDAAVVFIVGDMFDFWYEYRMVVPKGYVRLLGKLAEITDAGIPVHFFVGNHDMWMTDYFQQELNIPVYFEPKEFEFNGQSFLVGHGDGLGPGDHGYKFIKKVFRNPVCRWLFGILPPYMGMGLANYLSRRSRAMTGQTDEKFFGEEGEWLIIYCKEVLQKKHYKYLIFGHRHLPIDFTLNNDSRYINLGDWIRYYTYAVFDGAQLTMQSRYPEGENKIIRGQAAK; from the coding sequence ATGAATATACCCGCTGGTAAAAAAGTATATTTTCTCTCCGATTTTCATCTTGGTGCGCCGGATGCGGCTGCCAGCTTAATACGGGAAAAACGTATTGTAACTTTTCTCGAAGAAATAAAGCAGGATGCTGCTGTTGTTTTTATCGTAGGGGATATGTTCGATTTCTGGTACGAATACCGGATGGTGGTACCCAAAGGCTATGTACGCCTGCTGGGTAAGCTGGCCGAGATCACGGATGCCGGTATACCGGTGCATTTCTTTGTGGGTAACCATGATATGTGGATGACCGATTATTTCCAGCAGGAACTGAACATCCCGGTCTATTTTGAGCCGAAGGAATTTGAGTTCAACGGGCAATCATTCCTGGTAGGGCATGGTGATGGCCTCGGGCCCGGCGACCATGGTTATAAGTTCATCAAGAAAGTATTCAGGAACCCGGTATGCCGTTGGCTGTTTGGTATCCTGCCGCCCTATATGGGAATGGGACTGGCCAATTACCTGAGCCGCCGCAGCAGAGCGATGACCGGGCAAACCGATGAAAAGTTCTTTGGCGAAGAAGGGGAGTGGCTCATTATTTACTGCAAGGAGGTATTGCAAAAGAAACATTATAAATACCTTATTTTCGGACACCGGCACCTGCCTATTGACTTTACACTAAACAATGATAGCCGGTATATCAACCTGGGCGACTGGATACGTTATTATACCTATGCGGTATTTGATGGAGCGCAGTTAACGATGCAGTCAAGATACCCCGAAGGGGAAAATAAGATCATCAGGGGCCAGGCTGCCAAATAA
- a CDS encoding mechanosensitive ion channel family protein, giving the protein MDKFLDGVFLENTIRSYLLVSGSILLAVLFKRYLSRYIAGLLYRIVHRLARGVDKKSFVNLVVSPLETFLLLLVVIISLDKLNFPKRLNVNIYKIHVHDLIDGVAIIVLILTFIWLLLRIIDFVAMILQQKADLTPDQTDNQLVVFFKDFFKALLVILGVLMVLKLAFRYPITNLITALSIGGAAIALATRESLENLIASFIIFFDKPFMVGDLVKVQTITGTVEKIGLRSTRIRTDQKTFVTMPNKQMVDSIMDNLTLRTQRRAFVQLELSSDTSHEAINQLILRVQQLFQVRNNVVENYTVFLSDIVKDTYLVNVEFFTATIPVADFNALRQEINLLLIGLLRDMNIKLASKEAGVVITKEG; this is encoded by the coding sequence ATGGACAAATTTTTGGATGGAGTTTTTCTGGAGAATACGATCCGGAGTTATTTGCTGGTGAGCGGTTCTATACTGTTAGCTGTCCTGTTCAAGCGCTACCTTTCCCGCTATATTGCCGGCCTCCTGTACAGGATTGTGCACCGGTTGGCCCGTGGTGTTGATAAGAAATCGTTTGTGAACCTGGTGGTTTCGCCGCTGGAAACATTCCTGCTCCTGCTGGTAGTAATCATTTCCCTGGACAAGCTCAATTTCCCCAAACGGCTGAATGTAAATATTTACAAGATACACGTACATGACCTGATTGATGGTGTCGCGATCATTGTACTGATCCTCACTTTTATCTGGCTCCTGTTACGCATCATAGATTTTGTGGCTATGATCCTGCAACAGAAAGCAGATCTTACGCCCGACCAGACGGACAATCAACTGGTAGTTTTCTTCAAGGATTTCTTTAAGGCGCTGCTGGTGATCCTGGGCGTGCTGATGGTATTGAAACTGGCTTTTCGTTATCCCATTACCAACCTGATCACCGCATTAAGTATCGGTGGTGCGGCCATCGCACTGGCTACCCGGGAAAGCCTGGAAAACCTGATTGCCTCTTTTATTATCTTTTTTGATAAACCCTTTATGGTGGGCGACCTGGTTAAGGTGCAAACGATTACCGGTACCGTGGAAAAGATCGGTTTACGCAGTACCCGTATACGCACCGACCAGAAGACTTTTGTAACGATGCCCAATAAGCAGATGGTAGACAGTATTATGGATAACCTTACGCTACGTACGCAGCGGCGGGCCTTTGTACAACTGGAGCTGAGCAGTGATACCTCCCATGAAGCCATCAATCAGTTGATACTGCGTGTACAGCAGCTTTTTCAAGTGCGGAATAATGTAGTAGAAAATTATACTGTATTTCTGTCTGATATTGTTAAGGATACCTACCTGGTAAATGTAGAGTTCTTTACGGCTACCATCCCTGTTGCCGATTTCAATGCCCTCCGGCAGGAGATCAACCTGTTGCTGATTGGCTTGCTCAGAGATATGAACATTAAACTGGCTTCGAAAGAAGCAGGCGTGGTGATTACCAAAGAAGGATGA
- a CDS encoding MerR family transcriptional regulator codes for MDSKNLSQITFDFSEAQAQENASVGIRVKSLKPVVEPPKEEPPAEKAVTTTAKPVVKKSTRGRKSLKALDAEADLVNIPVDEVLFQRQYYAIGEVAEMFGVNQSLLRFWENEFDIIQPRKNRKGDRHFRPIDIKNLELIYDLLRRRKLTIEGAKAFLKKNKQGRESFEMIQSLQKVKEFLLEIKASL; via the coding sequence ATGGATTCAAAAAACCTCTCCCAAATAACCTTTGATTTTTCCGAAGCTCAGGCACAGGAAAATGCCTCTGTAGGCATAAGGGTAAAGTCCCTGAAGCCGGTGGTTGAGCCGCCTAAGGAAGAGCCGCCTGCCGAAAAGGCCGTTACCACTACGGCTAAGCCGGTTGTCAAAAAATCTACGCGTGGCCGTAAATCCCTCAAAGCACTGGATGCAGAAGCCGACCTGGTCAATATTCCCGTGGACGAGGTACTCTTCCAACGGCAGTATTATGCCATTGGTGAAGTAGCCGAAATGTTTGGGGTGAACCAGTCATTACTCCGCTTTTGGGAAAACGAGTTTGATATCATTCAACCGCGTAAGAACCGCAAGGGCGACCGCCATTTCAGGCCTATAGACATCAAAAACCTGGAACTGATCTATGACCTGCTGCGCCGCCGCAAGCTCACCATTGAAGGCGCCAAAGCCTTCCTGAAGAAGAATAAGCAGGGACGGGAAAGCTTTGAAATGATACAATCACTGCAAAAGGTAAAAGAGTTCTTATTAGAGATAAAAGCGTCTTTGTAG